CTTGAAATCCTCAGCTCCTCACAGGTTGTTCAATATGCCCTCACGATCATCGAGGGGTGGACATTCGACCAGTTGATGGCTGCGATCAGACGTGATCCGGTATTGGAACATAGCCTGAAGGAGGTAACGAACGATCAGGTGATGCAACATCTTGGCCTGGACGATCTGCATCCGGAGGGGCGATTCTACCCTGATACCTATCACTTTCCCCGCGGTACCACCGATGCGGCCTTTCTAAAGCGGGCCTTTAAACGAATGGAATCTGTATTGGAACAGGCCTGGCAACAGCGGAAAAAGCAGCTGCCGCTGAAAAGCCCATATGAGGCTCTCATACTGGCCTCGATTATCGAGCGGGAGACCGGCATACCAGAGGAGCGGGGCAAGATAGCCGGTGTATTCATAAGGCGCCTGAAGCGCGGCATGTTGTTGCAGACCGATCCCACGGTTATCTACGGTATGGGAGAGAGCTATAACGGTAATATCCGTAAGCGGGACCTCACTCGCGACACCCCTTACAACACCTATCTGCACAAAGGATTGACACCGACACCAATTGCCATGCCGAGCGGCGCTGCAATACGTGCGGCTTTGAATCCGGAAGAGGGCAATTCGCTCTATTTCGTCGCAACCGGTGATGGCGGACACTATTTCTCTTCAACCCTTGAGGAGCACAACAAAGCGGTACGAAAGTATCAGTTGAAGAGATGACTGCAATGAAAAAGACGGCAAAAGGACGATTCATCACCGTTGAAGGCGGTGAAGGGGCTGGAAAAAGCAGTAATCTGGCATTCATCCAATCCTTGATTGAAACCGCCGGCAAACAGGTGCTTTTTACCCGGGAACCGGGTGGAACACCGCTTGGCGAAGCCATTCGTGAATTGCTGTTGGGGCACAAACACACAGGTATGGCGGACGATACGGAACTGCTGTTGATGTTCGCCGCGCGTGCGGAGCATCTGCAACAAAAAATCCTACCGGCCCTTGAGCGGGGAATCTGGGTGTTGTGCGATCGTTTCACTGATGCAAGCTTTGCCTATCAAGGGGCGGGAAGAGGTCTATCGCTGGAGAAGATTGCCAAGTTACAGCAGTTCGTTCAGGGTAAGTTGCGTCCCGATCTGACATTGTTGCTCGACGTGCCGGTGGATACCGGTTTGCAGCGTGCCGGGAAGCGTTCAGAGCCTGATCGATTTGAAAGCGAGAACCGCGACTTCTTTGAGAAAGTGAGAGCGGGATATCTGCGGATCGCCACGCAGGAGCCTGATCGTGTCCAGGTAATCGATGCATCTCCAGCCTTGGAAATGGTGCAGGATCAAATCAAAACGGTCGTTCAACACTATCTGGCGAGCCAGGGTGAGTGAGTTGCGTTATCATCGCCTGCCATGGCACGACGAGCAGTGGTATTTTTTACAACAGGCCGTAGAACAGCACCGACTGCCCCATGCCTTATTGCTTTCGGGACCTCCCGGATTGGGAAAAGAGCAGTTCGTGCTCAGTTTTGCCCAATCCGTGTTGTGTGTGGATAGAGACCTTGACGGTGTCGCCTGCGGCGCCTGTCGTCAGTGTCAGTTGCTGTACAGCGGTAACCATCCCGATTTTAAATGGTTGAAACCGGATGAAGAGAGTAAAAGCGGTGAGATAACGATAGAAGCTATTCGGAGCCTTACCGCCAATGCTTCATTAACCAGCCATGCCGGCGGTAACAAGGTGATCGCCATAAAACCGGCCCATCGAATGAACAAAGCCGCGGCCAACAGTCTCCTCAAAACCCTGGAAGAGCCTACGCCGGGCAGCGTGATATTGCTGTTGACCGATCAACCGGGCAGATTACTTGCCACTATCCGCAGCCGCTGTCAGAAAGTAGATTTCAAACCTCCGCACAGGACACAGGCCATCGAGTGGCTCTCTGACAAGGTGACCCAGGAAGATCCGCAACTGTTGTTGACACTGGCCAACGGTGCGCCACTTAAGGCGCTTCAGCTTGACAACAGTGAGCTCCTGAATGCCCGCAAAGAAATGGCAAAAGGATTTCTACAGCTTCTGGGTGGGAAACGTGATCCGGTCAGCCTGGCGCGTGGATGGGGAGCCTTTGACAGCGTCTTGTTGTTGGAGTGGCTGACGGGCTGGGTGATCGATCTGATTCGTCTGCAGGAAGGGGGTGATGAGGGGGGGATCTTTAATCGGGATCTCACTCAAGCTTTGCAGAAAACGGCCGACAAGATAAACTCGAGGACTCTGCATGGCTATCTGCTCCAGGTTTATGCGGCCAGGAGTACCGTAGAGAGCAATTTAAACCCGCAATTGACCTTGGAAAAGCTGCTGATTTCCTGGTGTGATTGCAGAACCCAGGCGTGTTAGACAGAAACTGAGAATCGTATGGCTGGTGGACCCAAACAAGGAATACTCTCGCTGACTATCAAGGATAAGAATGCCTTGTATGCGGCCTACATGCAATTTGTTGAATTTGGTGGACTTTTTATTCCCACGACCAAGCAGTACCGATTGGGTGACGAGGTTTTCATGCTGCTGACGCTGATGGACGAGACGGAGCGTCTGCCGGTGGCCGGTAAGATCATCTGGATCACACCCGTCGGCGCGGAGGGTAACAGAGCAGCCGGCATCGGTGTCCAGTTCAGTGATCAGGATGGCGGTGCAGCACGCAACAAGATCGAGACCTATCTTGCCGGCGCCCTGAAATCAGACCGTCCTACACACACGCTATAGTCATAGGCCGACTAACATGCGGGTTCTCTATCTGACCAATGGTTAGTTATTTTTCTTTTTGTGACACAACCGAAATGGAGATCTTTATCAGCCCCCTGCCGGTGGAGCTGCTGATAAGTATCGTTCACAGAACGAAATTGTCGAGTCTGGAGTTGAAGATGCAGCTACAATCCCCTGTCAAAATCAGGAACGGCCCGAATAAAGCTCCATGTTAGTCGATTCCCACTGCCATCTCGATCGTGTCTCTCTTGCTCCCTATAACGGGGATTTTGCCAGCTTCATGAGCAGTACCCTTGCACAAGGTATCGATCATCTGTTGTGCGTCTCAATCGATCTTGAATCCTGGCCTGCCATGGTGGCACTGGTAGCGGATTACCCACAGATTTCCATATCGGTGGGCGTGCATCCAAATGATAAGGAGCGTCATGAACCCACGGTTGAGGAGTTGCTGAGACTCTCACGCAGTGAAAAGGTCGTCGCCATCGGGGAGACCGGACTGGATTATTTTCATGGAGAAGGGGATCTGGATTGGCAGCGTGAACGGTTTCGGCAGCATATTCGAGCAGCCAAGGCGGCGAAACTCCCTCTCATCATCCACACCCGGGACGCGCGGATCGATACAATCCAGATCATGCAGGATGAGGGGGCGGACGATGTGGGTGGGGTGATGCACTGCTTCACAGAGAACTGGTCCATGGCGAAACAGGCACTGGAGATGGGTTTTTATATCTCATTTTCCGGCATCATCACCTTCAAGAATGCGGTCGAGTTGCGTGAGGTCGTAAAACTGGTGCCGATGGATCATCTGCTGATCGAGACAGACTCCCCCTACCTGGCGCCGGTACCCCATCGCGGCAAACCCAATCAGCCGATCCATGTGCGGCATGTTGCTGAATGTGTGGCAGAGCTGAAAGGGCTGACACTCGAGGCAATTGCAGACCGGACAACCGCCAATTTCTATCGCTGTTTCCCTCTGGCGCAGGGCGCACAATCCAGTTCTAGCGGGTTAGATTATGAATAAATCAGTAGCTCTATTGTTACTCTGTAGTTTCTTTTCTGCAGCCTTGGCGGCACAAGATAGGAGCACAGAGGGTCATGAGGATTTAGTCATCAACACCAAAGGTGGTCTTGAGGTGACCACGACCGATGGTGAGTTCTCCATGCAGTTGGGGGGCAGGATCCTGGCTGATGCCGCAGTATATGATGAGGATAAGAATGCCCTGGGTAATGGGAGCGAACTGCGTGATTTAAGACTCGATCTGGAAGGACGGCTGTATGCCGATTTCATCTACGAGTTCAGTGTCGACTTCTCCGATGGGGAAGCGGACGTCAAGGATGCCTGGTTTGCCTATGATGCCATTTACCCCTGGCGCTTTTCCGTTGGACATTTCAAAGAGCCTTTCAGCCTGGAGGAGATGACCAGCAAGCGATATCTGACCTTTATGGAGCGCGCCTTGCCCAATGCGTTCGCTCCAGGAAGAAGCATGGGTATTGCTGCCCGGTGGTCGGGTGAACAGATGACCTTTGCCGCCGGCCTGTTCGGTGATGATTACAACGATGACGCTGACGATGAGGGTGATGAAGGCTGGGGTGTCACCAGTCGCTGGACTTATGCGCCGCTGGCGGAAGATAGATCCGCATTTCACATCGGCATAGCCGCCAGCTACAGAAAATTGGATGATGAAGAGGAGGTTCGAATCGATACCAGGCCGGAGTCTCACCTGACCGATATTCGATATCTCGACACGGGCAAACTCAAGCAGAGTCGATCTACCGCGCTACTGGGCCTGGAAGGTGCATGGGTGTCAGGTCCGTTTTCATTGCAGGGTGAGTGGATGCAAGCAAAAATTGAGCGTGACGAAGGTACGGAGCCGACCTTTGAAGGCTGGTATCTACAGGTTAGTTGGTTCCTGACAGGTGAAAGCCGCCGCTATAAGCAGCGTTCGGCAAAATTTGGGCGGATTAGGCCGCTTTCCGACCATGGCGCTGTAGAGGTGGCCGCACGTTTCAGCTCCCTGGATCTCAACGATGGTGAGATCGAGGGTGGATCTAGCGACAACATCACACTGGGAATCAATTGGTATATCAATCGGCAGATTCGCCTGATGGCCAACGCAATCATTGTCGATAATGACAGCTATGCCGATGCGGATGGTGATGTGGAGGGGGAGGATACGCCCTCTATTCTTCAACTTCGCGCTCAAGTTGATTTCTAGGTTGTGACAATGATAGTCGAATTTGTCTATAACAGGCCCTCAAAATGATACGTAACTTAGGCACAGGAGCGCTTCTGCTGCTGTTCCTTCTCTCCTGGTCGATACCGTCCTATGTTGCAGCAAGTGGCAGTGATCCGAATACATTGGTAATAGGTAAGATCAGCCACAATCCAAAAAAACACTATCGTTACTTGAAACCCATGCTGATGTATGTGGTGGAAAGAATGCGTGACCTCGGAATCACAAAAGGCAAGATCCGCATGGCAAAAAGCAAAGAGCATATGGCGGAGTTGTTGGCCAGAGGTGATGTGGACTGGGTGACGGAAACACCTATTGCCGCATCATATCTGCATGAGAAAAGCGGTGCGGAGCTATTACTTAGAAAGTGGAAAAAAAATACATCTGAATACTACACGGTATTTTTTTCACTTAAGGATGGGGCAGTAAAGAAACTTGAGGACTTGAAGGGAAAGATCATTGCCCTGGAGGATCCAGCATCTACAACAGCCTACTATTTGCCTGTCCATGCAATGTTACAGAGTGGATTGACGCCTGTTAAATTGAGAAATTTTCGGGAAACACCACCGGCTGATAAGGTTGGCTTTGTGTTTGTCAGGGAAGAGATCAATATAGCCACACTGGTGAATAAAGGTCTGGCCCATGCCGGTGCGTTCAGCAATCTGGATTGGGATAAGGAAGATCATCTGCCTTCCCAGTATCGTGCTCAGTTTTCCATTTTTAAAAAGCTTCCACCTGTCGTTCGCGCAGTGGAATTGGTGCGCCGTGATTTAAACCCGGCTTTAAAAAGACGCCTCGAAGGGATTTTGTTGCAGGCCGGTGATGATCCGAAGGCTCAGCCTGTCCTGCATGCCTACCAGCGAACAAAAAAATTCGATGTACTGAGTGATGAGCAGAAACAGTCGATATACGACATGTACTCTATAGTCGATAAAGTCGATCGAGCACTCACACCCTAAAAGGATCAAGTCATGCGCAAAGGTAAAATTACGATGCAAAGCATGAAGAACATTTACATACAATCACAAGGATTGAATGTATGTGTAGCTTGATGCAGCCCTGTTGAATCCTGATGGGCTACTGATTCAATGGCAAGAAATCTACAGTTCAGATATACCGTTGCTATTGGTGCCGGAATCGTCATTGTTACGATTATCCTAGCTACACTGTTTTTCTTCCAGTCTAAGGACCTGCTATCCAATATCAAAACCACCACCTCCTCCACAATGAGTGTTGCCCTACATAATGAGGCAAAAAAACGCCTTATGAATCTAAGTGCAATTCTGAGCGAGGATGTGGCAAACCCCCTCTATAATTTTGATATGCTCGCTATCCTGCATCTGCTGCAGAGCGTTGCCAATCTGGATGACATCGTCTATGTCATGGTGATCGATCCACAGGGTGTGATCGTTCACGATGGAACCGAACTGTTAGACAACTACGGCAAGCAAATAGAAGACGGAAAAATTCTGGACTGGATTAAAAAGGAATCGGTGCCACTGCTAAAAAACTCAAAAGATGTGATGGAGATAGTCTCTCCAGTCCATATTGCCGATGAAAGACTGGGTTGGGTCAGAATTGCGCTATCTAAAAAGGGGCAACTGGAAAACACAGAGAAACTGACTCGGCAGTTATCCGAATTAACCTCGAAATCGCATCAACGCGAACGATATCTGCTGTTTTTCGTTACCGGTATTTTACTGTTGCTAGGCTTGGCTTTGGCTGCATTGATCTCAAATAGATTAGTGTCACCGATTCGAACGCTGACAGAATATGTGAAACGTGTCGGTGAAGGCGCCTATGGCATTGAGTTGGAAAAAAACCGAAGTGACGAGATCGGTCAACTGATCCACTCATTCAACCGTATGAGCAGGGATCTTTCCAATACATCGGTATCTAGACAGTATTTGAATGATGTACTCAATAATTTGCGTGATGCATTGATCGTTGTCTCTGTCGATAAGAATATTATCATGGTCAATAATGCTGCTGTTGATATGATCGGTTACGATAAAGAGCGGTTGGTGGGTATGTCATATTACGACATTATCGACAGTCGAGATGGTGTGCGCGTCAAGCAATGGCTCACCTATCATATGAAGGATGAGGCGGATAGTATTGACGCCAGATATATTACTGCTGAGGGTTCCTGCGTGCTGGTCTCCCTGTCAGGCGCCTATCTCGAATTTTCAGGAGGTCCTGGGCAGATCATCACGGTTGCGCAGGATGTCAGCGAGCATAGAAAGAACGAGGAACATATACGCTATCTGGCCCAATATGATGGCTTGACCAATCTGCCCAATCGACAACTATTCAGTGATCGGTTAAAACATGCCATGGAGCAGGCTGATCGGGGAGAGTATCTTGTCGCCTTGATGTTTATCGATCTGGACCGCTTTAAGAAGGTCAATGACAGCCTTGGCCACCATGCTGGTGATCTACTGTTGAAAAAGGCAGCTGTGCGATTGAAGAAGATGCTGCGTGTGGGTGATACTGTGGCGCGTTTGGGGGGCGATGAGTTCACCATTATTGCAGAGCAGATCAAATCGATAAGCGATGGTGTAAACATTGCAAAAACCATCCTTGAAACCATCAGGGAACCGTTCGAGATCGAATCAAGGAAGGTGCATATCGGATGCAGCATCGGTATCGTCTTCTATCCATTCTCCAAGGATGACATCGGTAGTTTGATTCAGAAGGCCGATATGGCCATGTATCAAGCAAAAAGGAGTGGGCGCGGGCAGTATTGCGTCTACAATCATTTGCTGGGTGCCAATGAGGACGGCCTGATACAACAGGAGAGTGAGTTGATGGAGGCGTTGAAGACAAAAAGTTTTCATCTGCTCTACCAGCCAATTATCGATGTCAATACAGGATCAATGGTCGGAATGGAGGCCTTGTTGCGGTGGGATAATCCAAGACGCGGTTTAGTGGATCCCACAGAGTTTCTTCCATTTCTCGAAAATTCAGGTTTAATCATCGAATTGGGTGATTGGATTTTGGAACGGGCCTGTATAGAAATACTTGCCTGTGACGATAACGGCGATCGGCCATTACAATTGAATGTCAATGTCTCCATACATCAATTTAATCAAGGTGATTTTTCCCATCGTGTTGAGTCGATTCTGACCAGGACAGGCTTCGATCCAAAGCGACTTGAGTTGGAAATCACAGAAAGCAGTCTGATAGAAGATATCGAACTGAGCAGGTACGTCGTACGCAGTCTGAAAAAGCTTGGTGTTCGTATCGCAGTCGATGATTTTGGCACAGGTTATTCTTCCTTCTCTTATCTCAGGGACTTTGCGCTGGATACTCTGAAACTTGATTCCAGTTTCACCAAGGGATTACCCGCAGACAATTATGCCACCGGTATCTGCACGGCACTGATAAAAATGGCGGAAATCATGGATCTGAACGTGGTTGCTGAAGGAGTGGAAAATTCACGGCAGTTAGAGTGGTTAAGTCAAGAGAATGTACAACAGTGCCAGGGCTACTACTTTAGCGAACCTGTTATTCTGACTGACCAGGAAACCTCTAATTGATTCAGAATTTCAGGCAGTACAGTAATGTACCGCCGTTTTTCATTGTCGCAAGTGAATGAAAAAGCCGACAGCGGAAAATCGTATTTTTTGCTTGATAATTGATGCTATATGAGACGGTAGCCTCACTCAATGCCCGATATACATTTCATCATACTCTTTGGCATATCGCTCAAGGATGTTTTTCCGCTTCAGCTTCAGAGTGGGAGTGATCAAACCGTTCTCCACGCTCCAGGGTTCACCGAGCACGGTCACACGGATGATCTTCGCATAACCGGGAAAGTTGTCCAGGTGATTGTTGATGCGGGCCAATAATTCCTGCATCTGCTGCTCGCTGATATTGCCGGGGCTCAAACCAAGTATTTGGGCGTGTTCGGGATTGAGCACCACGATGGCGGACAGGTAGGGTTTGCCTTCGCCGAGTACCAGCACCTGGTCGAACAGGGAATCCATGGCGATGCACATCTCCATATCGGCAGGAGGAACCTTTTCCCCATTGGCCATAACAATGATCTCTTTCAGTCGGCCGGTGATAAAGATATAACCATCTTCGATTTTCGCCTTGTCACCTGTATGGAACCAACCATCTGCATCAATCACCTCAGAGGTTGCATTCCGGTTGTTCCAGTATCCCATCATCACATTAGGCGCTCTACAGAGCAGTTCCTCATACTCATTGATCTTGACTTCTATCC
This sequence is a window from Candidatus Thiodiazotropha sp. LNASS1. Protein-coding genes within it:
- the mltG gene encoding endolytic transglycosylase MltG, which codes for MRVNRLLGILIFVASILLAWGWMEYDGFVNKSLNLPEEGVNYILHPGMTVRSLAEDLQQRGMLEKPMLLRFIARWQGQASRLKAGEYYLPAETTPPKLLEILSSSQVVQYALTIIEGWTFDQLMAAIRRDPVLEHSLKEVTNDQVMQHLGLDDLHPEGRFYPDTYHFPRGTTDAAFLKRAFKRMESVLEQAWQQRKKQLPLKSPYEALILASIIERETGIPEERGKIAGVFIRRLKRGMLLQTDPTVIYGMGESYNGNIRKRDLTRDTPYNTYLHKGLTPTPIAMPSGAAIRAALNPEEGNSLYFVATGDGGHYFSSTLEEHNKAVRKYQLKR
- the tmk gene encoding dTMP kinase, which translates into the protein MKKTAKGRFITVEGGEGAGKSSNLAFIQSLIETAGKQVLFTREPGGTPLGEAIRELLLGHKHTGMADDTELLLMFAARAEHLQQKILPALERGIWVLCDRFTDASFAYQGAGRGLSLEKIAKLQQFVQGKLRPDLTLLLDVPVDTGLQRAGKRSEPDRFESENRDFFEKVRAGYLRIATQEPDRVQVIDASPALEMVQDQIKTVVQHYLASQGE
- a CDS encoding DNA polymerase III subunit delta' yields the protein MSELRYHRLPWHDEQWYFLQQAVEQHRLPHALLLSGPPGLGKEQFVLSFAQSVLCVDRDLDGVACGACRQCQLLYSGNHPDFKWLKPDEESKSGEITIEAIRSLTANASLTSHAGGNKVIAIKPAHRMNKAAANSLLKTLEEPTPGSVILLLTDQPGRLLATIRSRCQKVDFKPPHRTQAIEWLSDKVTQEDPQLLLTLANGAPLKALQLDNSELLNARKEMAKGFLQLLGGKRDPVSLARGWGAFDSVLLLEWLTGWVIDLIRLQEGGDEGGIFNRDLTQALQKTADKINSRTLHGYLLQVYAARSTVESNLNPQLTLEKLLISWCDCRTQAC
- a CDS encoding PilZ domain-containing protein; protein product: MAGGPKQGILSLTIKDKNALYAAYMQFVEFGGLFIPTTKQYRLGDEVFMLLTLMDETERLPVAGKIIWITPVGAEGNRAAGIGVQFSDQDGGAARNKIETYLAGALKSDRPTHTL
- a CDS encoding TatD family hydrolase, which produces MLVDSHCHLDRVSLAPYNGDFASFMSSTLAQGIDHLLCVSIDLESWPAMVALVADYPQISISVGVHPNDKERHEPTVEELLRLSRSEKVVAIGETGLDYFHGEGDLDWQRERFRQHIRAAKAAKLPLIIHTRDARIDTIQIMQDEGADDVGGVMHCFTENWSMAKQALEMGFYISFSGIITFKNAVELREVVKLVPMDHLLIETDSPYLAPVPHRGKPNQPIHVRHVAECVAELKGLTLEAIADRTTANFYRCFPLAQGAQSSSSGLDYE
- a CDS encoding OprO/OprP family phosphate-selective porin; translated protein: MNKSVALLLLCSFFSAALAAQDRSTEGHEDLVINTKGGLEVTTTDGEFSMQLGGRILADAAVYDEDKNALGNGSELRDLRLDLEGRLYADFIYEFSVDFSDGEADVKDAWFAYDAIYPWRFSVGHFKEPFSLEEMTSKRYLTFMERALPNAFAPGRSMGIAARWSGEQMTFAAGLFGDDYNDDADDEGDEGWGVTSRWTYAPLAEDRSAFHIGIAASYRKLDDEEEVRIDTRPESHLTDIRYLDTGKLKQSRSTALLGLEGAWVSGPFSLQGEWMQAKIERDEGTEPTFEGWYLQVSWFLTGESRRYKQRSAKFGRIRPLSDHGAVEVAARFSSLDLNDGEIEGGSSDNITLGINWYINRQIRLMANAIIVDNDSYADADGDVEGEDTPSILQLRAQVDF
- a CDS encoding phosphate/phosphite/phosphonate ABC transporter substrate-binding protein — protein: MIRNLGTGALLLLFLLSWSIPSYVAASGSDPNTLVIGKISHNPKKHYRYLKPMLMYVVERMRDLGITKGKIRMAKSKEHMAELLARGDVDWVTETPIAASYLHEKSGAELLLRKWKKNTSEYYTVFFSLKDGAVKKLEDLKGKIIALEDPASTTAYYLPVHAMLQSGLTPVKLRNFRETPPADKVGFVFVREEINIATLVNKGLAHAGAFSNLDWDKEDHLPSQYRAQFSIFKKLPPVVRAVELVRRDLNPALKRRLEGILLQAGDDPKAQPVLHAYQRTKKFDVLSDEQKQSIYDMYSIVDKVDRALTP
- a CDS encoding EAL domain-containing protein translates to MARNLQFRYTVAIGAGIVIVTIILATLFFFQSKDLLSNIKTTTSSTMSVALHNEAKKRLMNLSAILSEDVANPLYNFDMLAILHLLQSVANLDDIVYVMVIDPQGVIVHDGTELLDNYGKQIEDGKILDWIKKESVPLLKNSKDVMEIVSPVHIADERLGWVRIALSKKGQLENTEKLTRQLSELTSKSHQRERYLLFFVTGILLLLGLALAALISNRLVSPIRTLTEYVKRVGEGAYGIELEKNRSDEIGQLIHSFNRMSRDLSNTSVSRQYLNDVLNNLRDALIVVSVDKNIIMVNNAAVDMIGYDKERLVGMSYYDIIDSRDGVRVKQWLTYHMKDEADSIDARYITAEGSCVLVSLSGAYLEFSGGPGQIITVAQDVSEHRKNEEHIRYLAQYDGLTNLPNRQLFSDRLKHAMEQADRGEYLVALMFIDLDRFKKVNDSLGHHAGDLLLKKAAVRLKKMLRVGDTVARLGGDEFTIIAEQIKSISDGVNIAKTILETIREPFEIESRKVHIGCSIGIVFYPFSKDDIGSLIQKADMAMYQAKRSGRGQYCVYNHLLGANEDGLIQQESELMEALKTKSFHLLYQPIIDVNTGSMVGMEALLRWDNPRRGLVDPTEFLPFLENSGLIIELGDWILERACIEILACDDNGDRPLQLNVNVSIHQFNQGDFSHRVESILTRTGFDPKRLELEITESSLIEDIELSRYVVRSLKKLGVRIAVDDFGTGYSSFSYLRDFALDTLKLDSSFTKGLPADNYATGICTALIKMAEIMDLNVVAEGVENSRQLEWLSQENVQQCQGYYFSEPVILTDQETSN